One Tomitella gaofuii DNA segment encodes these proteins:
- a CDS encoding DUF4129 domain-containing protein has translation MGDGDRGVVGFGGVIVTLWQKDRADRRAELWRRLTRAFEQAAYGGGPAAELGVKAVGVISRSRLATREEAALVVAFLRATLPRRADNERGAR, from the coding sequence GTGGGTGACGGTGATCGTGGGGTGGTCGGGTTCGGCGGCGTGATCGTGACCCTGTGGCAGAAGGATCGTGCCGATCGGCGGGCGGAATTGTGGCGGCGGCTCACGAGGGCGTTCGAGCAGGCAGCGTATGGCGGCGGTCCTGCGGCGGAACTCGGTGTCAAGGCTGTCGGCGTCATCAGCCGTTCGCGCCTTGCCACCCGTGAGGAGGCGGCGTTGGTCGTGGCATTTCTCAGGGCGACGCTTCCGCGCCGGGCGGATAATGAGCGGGGAGCGAGGTGA
- a CDS encoding error-prone DNA polymerase has translation MGWGGGWSSGPPSWSEMERVLSGRPAPESSRRGAGEQPARRSEFPGDGNDSPAWSRTRAPYLPPDTARQSTRTPYAELHAHSAFSFLDGASPPEELVEEAARLGLEAVALTDHDGLYGVVRFAEAAAELGVRTVFGAELGLDAADERAGADGGPDPDATHLLVLARGQEGYRRLSREIAAAHLAGGQKGRPHFDLDALAGAAGGHWQILTGCRKGHVRRALASSPDPDTALAAADAALGGLAERFGRERVTVELTRNGGPRDDELCEALATLARRHRLDTVATTAAHAAAPRRRRLAMAMSAVRARRSLDDAAGWLPAVGGAHLRSGDEMAVLFDRYPDAVARAAELGRECAFDLRLIAPRLPPFDVPAGHTEATWLRELTLRGAARRYGGPARNPAAYRQIEHELAVIEQLDFPGYFLVVHDIVDFCRRSGILCQGRGSAANSAVCFALGITSVDAVSAGLLFERFLSPERDGPPDIDVDIESDRREEAIQYVYRKHGRDHAAQVANVITYRRRSAVRDMARALGFSQGQQDAWSKQVRGWGRLSQDQGLRADTDIPGAVLDLAEQIEDYPRHLGIHSGGMVICDRPVADVCPVEWARMEGRTVLQWDKDDCAAVGLVKFDLLGLGMLSALHYAIDLVAEHKGVHVDLAQLDLAEEAVYAMLRRADSVGVFQVESRAQMATLPRLKPRTFYDLVVEVALIRPGPIQGGSVHPYIRRRNGEEAVTYEHPAMENALARTLGIPLFQEQLMQLAVDVAGFTAAEADQLRRAMGSKRSPEKMERLRGRFYEGMRRLHDITGDKADRIFEKVCAFADFGFPESHSQSFAAIVYYSAWFKLHHPAAFCAALLRAQPMGFYSPQSLVADARRHGVAVHGVDINASGVEAGLEDAGRDVRLGLGAVRGLGENKAEEIVAARPDGGFASMTDLTGRVELSTAQVEALATAGAFGCLGLGRRDALWSAGAAAAERPGRLPGLGTVAVAPSLPGMSRLELAASDVWATGISPDSYPTEFIRTWLDERGVVPASGLLTVPDGDRVLVGGAVTHRQRPATAGGVTFLNLEDETGMVNVVCSAGLWARHRRLAVTATALVVRGTVQNASGAVTVVADRLEPLDLRIAARSRDFR, from the coding sequence ATGGGGTGGGGCGGAGGCTGGAGCAGCGGCCCGCCGAGCTGGTCGGAGATGGAGCGCGTGCTCTCCGGCCGCCCAGCGCCGGAATCGTCGCGGCGGGGCGCGGGTGAGCAGCCCGCGCGCAGGTCCGAGTTTCCCGGCGACGGCAACGACAGCCCCGCCTGGTCCCGCACACGCGCCCCGTACCTGCCACCGGACACGGCACGGCAGAGCACCCGCACCCCTTACGCCGAGCTGCACGCGCACTCCGCGTTCAGCTTCCTCGACGGGGCCAGCCCGCCGGAGGAACTCGTCGAGGAGGCGGCGCGTCTGGGGCTGGAGGCAGTGGCGCTCACCGACCACGACGGGCTCTACGGCGTCGTCCGTTTCGCCGAGGCCGCCGCCGAGCTGGGCGTGCGCACCGTCTTCGGAGCCGAGCTGGGCCTGGACGCGGCGGACGAACGTGCCGGGGCCGACGGCGGACCGGATCCCGACGCCACCCACCTGCTGGTGCTCGCCCGCGGCCAGGAAGGCTACCGGCGCCTGTCCCGCGAGATCGCCGCCGCGCACCTGGCCGGCGGGCAGAAGGGGCGCCCGCACTTCGACCTCGACGCCCTCGCCGGCGCCGCGGGCGGGCACTGGCAGATACTCACCGGTTGCCGCAAAGGCCACGTGCGCAGGGCTCTCGCCTCCAGCCCCGACCCGGACACGGCGCTGGCCGCCGCCGACGCCGCGTTGGGCGGGCTGGCCGAGCGTTTCGGACGCGAACGCGTCACCGTCGAACTCACCCGCAACGGCGGCCCGCGGGACGACGAATTGTGCGAGGCGCTCGCCACGCTGGCCCGCCGCCACCGCCTCGACACCGTCGCCACCACCGCCGCCCACGCCGCCGCACCCCGGCGCCGGCGCCTCGCGATGGCCATGTCCGCGGTCCGCGCGCGCCGCAGCCTGGACGACGCGGCCGGCTGGCTCCCCGCGGTGGGCGGCGCACACCTGCGCTCGGGCGACGAGATGGCCGTGCTGTTCGACCGCTACCCGGATGCGGTGGCCCGGGCGGCGGAGCTGGGGCGCGAGTGCGCCTTCGACCTGCGGCTCATCGCCCCCCGGCTGCCCCCGTTCGACGTGCCCGCAGGGCACACCGAAGCCACCTGGCTGCGCGAGCTGACCCTGCGCGGCGCCGCCCGCCGCTACGGCGGCCCCGCGCGCAACCCGGCGGCGTACCGGCAGATCGAACACGAACTGGCCGTGATCGAGCAGCTCGACTTCCCCGGATACTTCCTGGTGGTGCACGACATCGTCGACTTCTGCCGGCGCAGCGGCATCCTGTGCCAGGGGCGCGGCTCGGCGGCCAACTCCGCGGTGTGCTTCGCGCTGGGCATCACCTCGGTGGACGCGGTGAGCGCGGGGCTGCTGTTCGAGCGGTTCCTCTCGCCCGAGCGCGACGGCCCGCCCGACATCGACGTCGACATCGAATCCGACCGCCGCGAAGAGGCCATCCAATACGTCTACCGCAAGCACGGCCGCGACCACGCGGCCCAGGTGGCCAACGTCATCACCTACCGTCGGCGCTCGGCGGTACGCGACATGGCGCGGGCGCTCGGCTTCTCCCAGGGGCAGCAGGACGCGTGGAGCAAACAGGTGCGCGGATGGGGAAGGCTGTCGCAGGACCAGGGCCTGCGCGCCGATACCGACATCCCCGGCGCAGTGCTGGACCTGGCCGAACAGATCGAGGACTACCCCCGCCACCTGGGCATCCACTCCGGCGGCATGGTCATCTGCGACCGCCCCGTCGCCGACGTGTGCCCCGTCGAATGGGCGCGCATGGAAGGGCGCACCGTGCTGCAGTGGGACAAGGACGACTGCGCCGCGGTGGGCCTGGTCAAGTTCGACCTGCTGGGGCTCGGCATGCTCTCCGCGCTGCATTACGCCATCGACCTGGTGGCCGAGCACAAGGGCGTCCACGTGGACCTGGCGCAGCTGGACCTGGCGGAGGAGGCCGTCTACGCGATGCTCCGGCGGGCCGACTCGGTGGGCGTGTTCCAGGTGGAATCCCGGGCACAGATGGCCACGCTGCCCCGGCTCAAACCCCGCACCTTCTACGACCTGGTGGTGGAGGTGGCGCTCATCCGGCCCGGGCCCATCCAGGGCGGCTCCGTGCACCCGTATATACGGAGGCGTAACGGCGAGGAGGCGGTGACCTACGAGCATCCCGCCATGGAGAACGCGCTGGCCCGCACCCTCGGCATCCCCTTGTTCCAGGAGCAGCTCATGCAGCTGGCCGTGGACGTCGCCGGGTTCACCGCCGCCGAGGCCGACCAACTGCGCCGCGCCATGGGCTCCAAACGCTCGCCGGAGAAGATGGAGCGGCTGCGCGGACGCTTCTACGAGGGCATGCGGCGGCTGCACGACATCACCGGCGACAAGGCCGATCGCATCTTCGAAAAGGTCTGCGCCTTCGCCGATTTCGGCTTTCCCGAGAGCCACTCGCAGTCGTTCGCGGCCATCGTCTACTACTCGGCCTGGTTCAAGCTGCACCACCCGGCCGCCTTCTGCGCCGCGCTGCTGCGGGCCCAGCCGATGGGCTTCTACTCGCCGCAGTCCCTCGTCGCCGACGCCCGTCGGCACGGCGTCGCGGTGCACGGGGTGGACATCAACGCGTCCGGCGTCGAGGCGGGGCTCGAGGACGCGGGGCGGGACGTGCGCCTGGGGCTCGGAGCCGTGCGCGGGCTGGGGGAGAACAAGGCCGAGGAGATCGTGGCGGCCCGGCCGGACGGCGGGTTCGCGTCGATGACCGACCTCACCGGGCGGGTGGAACTGTCCACGGCGCAGGTGGAGGCGCTGGCCACCGCGGGGGCGTTCGGGTGCCTGGGACTGGGGCGCCGCGACGCGCTGTGGTCGGCGGGCGCGGCCGCGGCGGAACGGCCCGGGCGGCTCCCCGGCTTGGGCACCGTGGCGGTGGCGCCCTCGCTGCCCGGCATGAGCCGGCTCGAACTCGCCGCCTCCGACGTGTGGGCCACCGGCATCTCACCCGACAGCTACCCCACGGAGTTCATCCGCACGTGGCTGGACGAGCGCGGCGTGGTGCCGGCATCGGGGCTGCTCACGGTGCCCGACGGCGACCGGGTGCTGGTGGGCGGGGCCGTCACCCACCGCCAACGGCCCGCCACCGCGGGCGGCGTCACCTTCCTCAACCTCGAGGACGAGACCGGCATGGTCAACGTGGTCTGCTCGGCGGGGCTGTGGGCGCGGCACCGCCGGCTCGCCGTCACCGCGACGGCCCTGGTGGTGCGGGGCACGGTGCAGAACGCCTCCGGCGCGGTGACGGTGGTGGCCGACCGGCTCGAACCGCTGGACCTGCGGATCGCCGCGCGGTCACGCGACTTCCGGTAG
- a CDS encoding esterase/lipase family protein: MAQARLTARAAGTRAALAFGLALSLALTLVLALSLGTASPAAAQSPTDGPLPVPFDISAGVRAGVFPETPPPGANDWNCRPSAAHPHPVVLVNPTGTNQALAWQAGAPLLKNAGYCVFTFNYGNPEWISEIPIQGLADIPTSARTLSDTVDRVLAATGAEQVDLVGHSQGGGILPDYYLTQLGGAAKVHTKVGISPSTGTTMSEVVYLRSLIPLLGPAVYGSLAQATPALTQQAVGSPLMRQVYPSGRPTGIDGVHVYSIITRYDEVVTPYDQQFYRGGDVTNILLQDACAADHSEHISTLYNERSWLFVLNALDPAHAQPVPCFYQAPFAPWVH; the protein is encoded by the coding sequence ATGGCGCAAGCACGGTTGACGGCACGGGCGGCCGGCACGAGAGCGGCCCTGGCCTTCGGCCTGGCGCTGTCCCTGGCCTTGACGCTGGTACTGGCGCTGTCACTCGGCACCGCCTCCCCCGCCGCGGCGCAGAGCCCGACGGATGGCCCGCTGCCGGTGCCGTTCGACATCTCGGCCGGCGTGCGCGCCGGCGTCTTCCCCGAGACCCCGCCGCCAGGTGCGAACGACTGGAACTGCCGCCCGTCCGCCGCGCATCCCCACCCCGTGGTGCTGGTCAATCCCACCGGCACCAATCAGGCGCTCGCGTGGCAGGCGGGCGCGCCGCTGCTGAAGAACGCGGGCTACTGCGTGTTCACCTTCAATTACGGCAACCCCGAGTGGATTTCGGAGATCCCGATCCAGGGGCTGGCCGACATCCCGACCTCGGCGCGGACGTTGTCGGACACCGTCGACCGCGTACTGGCCGCCACCGGCGCCGAGCAGGTGGACCTGGTGGGGCATTCGCAGGGCGGCGGCATCCTGCCGGACTACTACCTCACGCAACTCGGCGGCGCCGCGAAGGTGCACACCAAGGTGGGGATCTCGCCGTCCACTGGCACGACGATGAGCGAGGTGGTGTATCTGCGGTCGCTGATCCCGCTGCTGGGCCCGGCGGTGTACGGCAGCCTGGCGCAGGCGACACCCGCACTCACCCAGCAGGCGGTGGGCTCGCCGCTGATGCGGCAGGTGTACCCGTCCGGGCGGCCCACGGGCATCGACGGGGTGCACGTCTACAGCATCATCACCCGGTACGACGAGGTGGTGACCCCGTATGACCAGCAGTTCTACCGCGGCGGTGATGTCACGAACATCCTGTTGCAGGACGCGTGCGCCGCGGACCACTCGGAGCACATCTCCACCCTCTACAACGAGCGGTCGTGGCTGTTCGTCCTCAACGCCCTCGACCCCGCGCACGCGCAGCCGGTGCCGTGCTTCTACCAGGCGCCGTTCGCCCCCTGGGTGCACTGA
- a CDS encoding GAF domain-containing protein has translation MGGFSAVQPGTDLPRYAHRLARVHDAVLSGAAPSDAPRAVVARSWSRMLEAGRTADSAAHRLLADPSELERRRGASALRYVIGELRQVIEAIADASHMLLVVADADGVILWRSGSATVRRHADRLGFAEGAEWTEQRVGTNAIGTALTEAAPVQLFSAEHFEQSQHPWYCTASPIHDPRTGRLLGVVDVSGPAMTLHPTVVALVETAVRMAESQLWRHHEQRLEQLRSSAAAALAGRSGPALLVDTEGWVAQSDGVVIGGRVPVPHPDKPMQVPGMGMCGAEQVAGGWLIRPTGSSARIALTVTLTAEPTVSGGGRADAGAAVLTARHAEILLLLYARRPDGMGAAQLSRDLFGDAEHLVTVRAEVSRLRRVLGGIVLSRPYRLADSVELTLDPAGAGRAADSPFVQRVACPGVRGALAGSRY, from the coding sequence ATGGGCGGTTTCAGCGCGGTGCAGCCCGGCACCGACCTGCCCCGGTACGCGCACCGGCTGGCCCGGGTGCATGACGCCGTCCTCAGCGGGGCGGCTCCCTCCGACGCGCCGCGCGCCGTCGTCGCCCGCTCCTGGTCGAGGATGCTCGAGGCCGGCCGCACCGCCGACTCCGCCGCACACCGACTACTGGCCGACCCGTCCGAGCTCGAAAGGCGGCGGGGCGCCAGCGCGTTGCGGTACGTCATCGGCGAGCTGCGCCAGGTGATCGAGGCCATCGCGGACGCGTCGCACATGCTGCTGGTGGTGGCCGACGCGGACGGCGTGATCCTCTGGCGCTCAGGCTCGGCCACGGTGCGCCGGCACGCCGACCGGCTGGGCTTCGCCGAGGGCGCCGAATGGACCGAGCAGCGGGTGGGCACCAACGCCATCGGCACCGCCCTCACCGAGGCCGCACCCGTGCAGTTGTTCTCCGCCGAGCACTTCGAGCAGTCCCAGCACCCCTGGTACTGCACCGCCTCCCCCATCCACGACCCGCGCACCGGCCGGCTGCTGGGGGTGGTCGACGTGTCCGGCCCCGCGATGACACTGCATCCCACCGTGGTGGCACTGGTGGAGACGGCGGTGCGCATGGCCGAGTCCCAGCTGTGGCGCCACCACGAGCAGCGGCTGGAGCAGCTGCGGTCGTCGGCCGCCGCCGCGCTCGCCGGCAGGTCCGGGCCCGCCTTGCTGGTAGACACGGAAGGCTGGGTAGCGCAGTCGGACGGCGTCGTCATCGGCGGAAGGGTGCCGGTCCCCCACCCCGACAAGCCGATGCAGGTGCCGGGCATGGGAATGTGCGGGGCCGAGCAGGTGGCGGGCGGCTGGCTGATCCGCCCGACGGGGAGTTCCGCGCGGATCGCCCTCACGGTGACTCTCACGGCCGAGCCCACGGTCTCCGGCGGCGGCCGGGCCGATGCCGGTGCCGCGGTGCTCACCGCGCGGCACGCCGAAATCCTTCTGCTGCTCTACGCCCGCAGGCCGGACGGCATGGGCGCCGCACAGTTGAGCCGCGATCTCTTCGGCGACGCCGAGCACCTCGTCACCGTGCGCGCGGAAGTCTCGCGATTGCGGCGGGTGCTCGGCGGCATCGTGCTGAGCAGGCCCTACCGGCTGGCCGACTCCGTGGAGCTCACGCTGGATCCGGCCGGGGCGGGGCGGGCGGCGGACTCGCCGTTCGTGCAGCGCGTGGCCTGCCCCGGTGTGCGCGGGGCGCTGGCGGGGTCGCGGTACTGA
- a CDS encoding flavin-containing monooxygenase yields MTEMLTRPEHQLQPTAPATPQQRVDAWLAAFEAALAERDIARAAGMFAVDGHWRDLVAFTWNLKTVEGRGQIADMLTARLDGTDPSGLRTFESPEAADGVLTAWITFETATGRCEGHLRLRMDDADGADGTTDQAWTLLTTLQELKGHEESQGADRPMGAKHGADKRRLSWAEEKEIEERDLGYAVQPYVLIVGGGQGGIALGARMRQLGVPAIVIDSHARPGDQWRGRYKSLCLHDPVWYDHLPYLPFPSNWPVFAPKDKIGDWLEMYTKVMEVPYWCSTTATSARYDDEAGEWVVHVERDGRPLTLRPKHLVMATGMSGKPNVPQFPGAERFRGDQHHSSRHPGPDQYAGKRVVVIGANNSAHDICGALWENDVDVTMVQRSSTHIVKSDSLMELGLGDLYSERAVAAGMTTHKADLTFASMPYHIMHEFQIPVYDKIRERDADFYARLEKAGFAHDWGDDGSGLFMKYLRRGSGYYIDVGAAELVASGDIKLARGGVREITEDSVILDDGTELPADVIVYATGYGSMNGWVADLIDQATADKVGKVWGLGSDTTKDPGPWEGEQRNMWKPTQQENLWFHGGNLHQSRHYSLYLALQLKARYEGIDTPVYGLQEVHHLS; encoded by the coding sequence ATGACCGAGATGCTCACCCGGCCGGAACACCAGCTTCAGCCCACCGCGCCGGCCACCCCGCAGCAGCGCGTCGACGCCTGGCTCGCCGCGTTCGAGGCGGCGCTCGCGGAGCGGGACATCGCACGCGCCGCCGGCATGTTCGCCGTCGACGGCCACTGGCGCGACCTCGTCGCCTTCACCTGGAACCTCAAGACCGTCGAGGGCCGCGGGCAGATCGCCGACATGCTCACCGCCCGCCTGGACGGCACGGACCCGTCGGGGCTGCGCACCTTCGAGTCGCCGGAGGCCGCCGACGGCGTGCTCACCGCGTGGATCACCTTCGAGACGGCCACCGGTCGGTGCGAGGGGCACCTGCGGCTGCGGATGGACGACGCCGATGGCGCCGACGGCACCACCGACCAGGCGTGGACCCTGCTCACGACCCTGCAGGAGCTCAAGGGCCACGAGGAGAGCCAGGGCGCCGACCGCCCGATGGGGGCCAAGCATGGCGCCGACAAGCGCCGGCTGAGCTGGGCGGAGGAGAAGGAGATCGAGGAGCGCGACCTGGGCTACGCGGTCCAGCCGTACGTGCTCATCGTCGGCGGCGGACAGGGCGGCATCGCACTGGGCGCCCGCATGCGCCAGCTGGGGGTTCCGGCGATCGTCATCGACTCGCACGCGCGCCCCGGCGACCAGTGGCGCGGCCGCTACAAGTCGCTGTGCCTGCACGACCCGGTCTGGTACGACCACCTGCCGTACCTGCCGTTCCCGTCGAACTGGCCGGTGTTCGCCCCCAAGGACAAGATCGGCGACTGGCTGGAGATGTACACCAAGGTCATGGAGGTGCCGTACTGGTGCTCCACCACCGCCACGTCGGCGCGCTACGACGACGAGGCCGGCGAGTGGGTGGTGCACGTGGAGCGCGACGGCCGGCCGCTGACCCTGCGCCCGAAGCACCTGGTGATGGCGACGGGCATGTCCGGCAAGCCCAACGTTCCGCAGTTCCCGGGGGCCGAGCGGTTCCGCGGCGACCAGCACCACTCGTCCCGGCATCCGGGGCCCGACCAGTACGCCGGCAAGCGGGTCGTCGTGATCGGCGCCAACAACTCGGCGCACGACATCTGCGGGGCGCTGTGGGAGAACGACGTGGACGTGACGATGGTGCAGCGCTCGTCCACGCACATCGTCAAGTCGGATTCGCTGATGGAGCTGGGGCTGGGCGACCTGTACTCGGAGCGCGCGGTGGCGGCGGGCATGACCACGCACAAGGCCGACCTCACCTTCGCGTCGATGCCGTACCACATCATGCACGAGTTCCAGATCCCCGTGTACGACAAGATCCGCGAGCGCGACGCCGACTTCTACGCGCGGCTGGAGAAGGCCGGCTTCGCGCACGACTGGGGCGACGACGGCTCCGGGCTGTTCATGAAGTACCTGCGCCGCGGGTCCGGGTACTACATCGACGTCGGCGCCGCCGAGCTGGTGGCGAGCGGCGACATCAAGCTGGCCCGCGGCGGCGTCCGCGAGATCACCGAGGACTCGGTGATCCTCGACGACGGCACCGAGCTGCCCGCGGACGTCATCGTCTACGCCACCGGGTACGGCTCGATGAACGGGTGGGTGGCCGACCTCATCGACCAGGCCACCGCCGACAAGGTCGGCAAGGTGTGGGGCCTCGGTTCGGACACCACCAAGGACCCGGGCCCATGGGAGGGCGAGCAGCGCAACATGTGGAAGCCGACCCAGCAGGAGAACCTGTGGTTCCACGGCGGCAACCTGCACCAGTCACGCCACTACTCGCTGTACCTGGCCCTGCAGCTCAAGGCGCGCTACGAGGGGATCGACACGCCCGTCTACGGGCTGCAGGAGGTGCACCACCTGAGCTGA
- a CDS encoding ABC transporter permease gives MKTTISPTRAVGLVARREFTTQIRKKSFLISNIIILIAIIGGIIAYSVFSGGGDDGNDATVGIVGDQSLAQPLESTGQAMAMTIDVRGLPDEQAARTAVSDGDVDAALLPAADGSVTAITESELSTDLHTVISAAVSSAARQQAMAAQGVDVAAVDQAVSAATVHVDALDPPDPEKGQRIAMSIAAVVLLYMQILTFGMFVAMGVVEEKSSRVVELLLSTVRPLHLLWGKIIGIGAVGLMQLTAYGVAGVATGLATGVLTVTGTAVATLLATLGWFILGYALFAVLYAAAGSMVSRQEDVNSTAMPLMILIVAMFIVAFSTVDNPDSTAGTVLSWIPPFSAILMPLRIAAGVTGPGQIVGTIAIMLVVIGALSVVAAKIYQRSILRIGKVVGWKEALGR, from the coding sequence ATGAAGACCACCATCTCCCCCACGCGCGCCGTCGGCCTGGTGGCCCGCCGCGAGTTCACCACGCAGATCCGGAAGAAGAGCTTCCTGATCAGCAACATCATCATCCTCATCGCCATCATCGGCGGAATCATCGCCTACTCCGTGTTCTCCGGGGGCGGCGACGACGGGAACGACGCGACGGTGGGGATCGTGGGCGATCAGTCCCTGGCCCAGCCGTTGGAGTCGACCGGCCAGGCGATGGCCATGACGATCGACGTGCGCGGGCTGCCGGACGAGCAGGCCGCCCGCACCGCCGTGTCCGACGGCGACGTGGACGCCGCCCTGCTGCCCGCAGCCGACGGCTCGGTCACGGCGATCACGGAGTCCGAGCTGAGCACCGACCTGCACACGGTCATCTCGGCCGCCGTGAGCTCGGCGGCCCGACAGCAGGCCATGGCCGCCCAAGGGGTGGACGTGGCCGCGGTGGACCAGGCGGTGTCCGCCGCCACCGTGCACGTCGACGCGCTCGACCCGCCCGACCCGGAGAAGGGCCAGCGCATCGCCATGTCCATCGCCGCCGTGGTGCTGCTGTACATGCAGATCCTCACCTTCGGCATGTTCGTGGCGATGGGCGTGGTCGAGGAGAAGTCCAGCCGCGTCGTCGAACTGCTGCTGTCGACCGTGCGGCCGCTGCACCTGCTGTGGGGAAAGATCATCGGCATCGGCGCCGTCGGTCTGATGCAGCTCACCGCCTACGGGGTGGCCGGCGTCGCCACGGGCCTCGCCACCGGGGTGCTGACGGTGACCGGCACCGCGGTGGCCACGCTGCTGGCCACGCTCGGCTGGTTCATCCTGGGGTACGCGCTGTTCGCGGTGCTGTACGCGGCAGCCGGGTCGATGGTCTCGCGCCAGGAAGACGTCAATTCCACGGCGATGCCGCTGATGATCCTCATCGTCGCCATGTTCATCGTCGCGTTCTCCACCGTCGACAATCCGGACAGCACGGCGGGCACGGTGCTCAGCTGGATACCGCCGTTCTCCGCGATCCTCATGCCGCTGCGCATCGCCGCCGGGGTGACCGGGCCCGGCCAGATCGTCGGCACCATCGCGATCATGCTCGTCGTCATCGGCGCGCTGTCGGTGGTGGCCGCCAAGATCTACCAGCGCTCGATCCTGCGCATCGGCAAGGTGGTGGGCTGGAAGGAGGCGCTGGGGCGGTAG
- a CDS encoding ABC transporter ATP-binding protein, producing the protein MTTSTSSGIAPPSHHGNAGATLTIDGISKSYGTVRALDDMSFTVQPGEIFGFVGSNGAGKTTTMRIALGVLAADAGEVRIGDRPVDLDVRRTVGYMPEERGLYPKMKVGAQLAYLAQLHGLSRADADAAVQRWTERLGIDGRVGDTVDALSLGNQQRVQLAAALVHDPAVLVLDEPFSGLDPVAVDVMSDVLREKAAGGVPVIFSSHQLELVERLCHRVGIIAGGRMRAIGTVDELRARGEAQLVVHAPQAPAGWASAVPGVAAAEQSGEHTLLTLTPGADDQAVLAAALRTGPVHEFTLRRPSLTELFREVVTA; encoded by the coding sequence ATGACCACGTCCACCTCCTCCGGCATCGCGCCGCCGAGCCACCACGGGAATGCCGGCGCGACCTTGACCATCGACGGCATCTCGAAGTCCTACGGCACCGTCCGCGCTCTCGACGACATGAGTTTCACCGTGCAGCCCGGCGAGATCTTCGGATTCGTCGGCAGCAACGGCGCCGGCAAGACGACGACGATGCGCATCGCCCTCGGCGTGCTCGCCGCCGACGCGGGCGAGGTGCGCATCGGCGACCGTCCCGTCGACCTCGACGTGCGCCGCACCGTCGGCTACATGCCTGAGGAAAGAGGGCTGTACCCCAAAATGAAGGTGGGCGCTCAGCTCGCCTACTTGGCCCAGCTGCACGGCCTGAGCAGGGCCGACGCCGACGCCGCGGTGCAGCGGTGGACGGAGCGGCTCGGCATCGACGGCCGGGTGGGCGACACCGTCGACGCGCTGAGCCTGGGCAACCAGCAGCGCGTGCAGCTGGCCGCCGCGCTGGTGCACGATCCGGCCGTGCTCGTGCTCGACGAGCCGTTCTCCGGCCTCGACCCCGTCGCCGTCGACGTCATGAGCGACGTCCTGCGCGAGAAGGCCGCGGGCGGGGTGCCCGTCATCTTCTCCAGCCACCAGCTCGAGCTGGTCGAGCGGCTCTGCCACCGCGTCGGCATCATCGCCGGTGGGCGTATGCGGGCCATCGGCACCGTCGACGAGCTCCGGGCGCGCGGCGAGGCCCAGCTGGTGGTGCACGCCCCGCAGGCGCCCGCCGGGTGGGCGTCCGCCGTGCCCGGGGTCGCTGCGGCGGAACAGTCGGGCGAGCACACGCTGCTCACCCTCACCCCCGGCGCCGACGACCAGGCGGTGCTCGCCGCGGCGCTGCGCACCGGTCCGGTGCACGAATTCACGCTGCGCCGCCCGTCGCTCACCGAGCTGTTCCGAGAGGTCGTGACCGCATGA
- a CDS encoding helix-turn-helix transcriptional regulator yields MSAARRGQSLPIHNRVGVLRADRRMSRAQLAELVSVNPQTIGALERGDHYPSLDLALRICEVFALPVEAVFSRTEFAPLAQSLLPPPQTGRTGGSGPEGGDHHV; encoded by the coding sequence GTGAGCGCAGCACGCAGGGGACAATCGCTCCCCATCCACAACCGAGTCGGCGTGCTGCGCGCCGACAGGCGGATGTCGCGCGCGCAGCTCGCTGAGCTGGTCTCGGTCAACCCGCAGACGATCGGCGCACTGGAACGCGGGGACCACTACCCCAGCCTGGACTTGGCGCTGCGCATCTGCGAGGTCTTCGCACTGCCTGTCGAGGCGGTGTTCTCCCGCACGGAGTTCGCGCCGCTCGCGCAGAGCCTCCTGCCCCCACCACAGACAGGCCGGACCGGCGGATCCGGCCCAGAAGGCGGTGACCATCATGTCTGA